In the Macrobrachium rosenbergii isolate ZJJX-2024 chromosome 23, ASM4041242v1, whole genome shotgun sequence genome, one interval contains:
- the LOC136851008 gene encoding uncharacterized protein, whose protein sequence is MSKELRDGMASHGIKHFHSMPYHPESQGIIERFRQSLSTTIKKLEQEGGGLWVDNLPYALFAARHTPSWNPGYSLFELLYAHSTWAPLDKLYDAWADPAHADWAEELPTIQKNLRAAWAVAQATEAATQEQVKMKFDGTTRSCSFERSGPCTPDGCHEVPQNLLLGPPQNLGKAWGLELPSRLRKRGPKWLHINLLKPCQTHSEETPEDDTSTPEVVVGIAALKSLRIWKSSPQVSLPPTGKISASY, encoded by the coding sequence ATGTCGAAAGAACTCCGTGATGGCATGGCCAGCCACGGAATCAAGCACTTTCACTCAATGCCCTATCACCCCGAGAGCCAAGGAATCATCGAGCGATTCCGCCAATCGCTCTCTACGACAATCAAAAAATTAGAACAAGAGGGAGGTGGCTTGTGGGTGGACAACCTCCCGTACGCCCTTTTTGCCGCCCGCCACACTCCCTCCTGGAACCCCGGGTATAGCCTCTTCGAGTTATTGTATGCCCATTCCACCTGGGCGCCACTTGACAAATTATATGATGCATGGGCGGACCCTGCTCATGCGGATTGGGCGGAAGAATTGCCCACCATTCAGAAAAACCTTCGGGCAGCTTGGGCGGTAGCCCAGGCCACAGAGGCGGCCACCCAAGAGCAGGTGAAGATGAAATTTGACGGGACCACCCGCTCCTGCTCCTTCGAGAGATCAGGTCCTTGTACTCCGGACGGGTGCCACGAGGTCCCTCAAAACCTGCTTCTTGGGCCCCCACAAAATCTTGGGAAAGCGTGGGGACTTGAACTACCTAGTAGATTGCGGAAACGGGGGCCCAAGTGGCTCCATATAAATCTCCTGAAACCATGCCAGACCCATAGCGAGGAGACACCCGAAGATGATACATCCACCCCCGAGGTAGTAGTTGGCATTGCTGCCCTAAAATCCTTGAGAATCTGGAAGTCATCACCTCAGGTCTCTCTGCCGCCCACAGGGAAGATATCTGCCAGTTATTAG